Genomic window (Nymphaea colorata isolate Beijing-Zhang1983 chromosome 1, ASM883128v2, whole genome shotgun sequence):
AGATCGGAAACATAGAATACTTAGCTCCAGCTATAGGCGAAACATGACACCGCAGATCCATCATTACCCTCACTAAAAGATATATTATTTAGAAAGTGAAATGGATGCAGCACGTCAGAGGTCACGTGCATTGTTAATATCAAATGGGATAGACCTTTTAGGGGCACAGACACACACCCgcagaaacacacacacacacacacacacacacacacacacacacacatatatattttttatatataagttCAGGCATCTGCGGGCGGGCGTGCACTGTGGTTTATACCCAACCACATCCAATTGTTGTTTTTGTGTTGCTTGTGCCTCGTGGAATGGTAAAGGGCTTTTGACATAAGAAGGCACCGCCACTTGACATTTCCTGTCAACTTCAAAGGACCCTAAGACTGACTCAGATGACAGCTTAAGGTGGTTTAGACAAACAGATGTATCTGCGAAACCGAGAATATGGAAAGTTCTGTTCGTGTAAGCTTGAACTCTCAATGACAGTCCCGTTCCTGTTACATGCACACCAGCTCCGTGCATTGCGCTAGGCCTCAACTTGTGGCAAATAAATGATAAGAAACTGCTTAATCAATCCATTATAAGCCCACAGTATGTGGCAAATCAACGATTGCGACTTATATTCCACGTGCAACACCAACTGCACGATACAAAGGCCATAAAGAGCACAATACAACGTGCAGATCTATAAGCATGCCGTCAGCATTGAAGCTTTGCCAAAGACTATCATGTCACAATTTGATTAGCACCTGTCTGACCAACTGGTTGTctacttgagaaaaaaaaaacaaggaaccAAGACAAACCAAGAAAAGATTTATCAAAGGGACATGAAAGATACCAATTACAGAACATCAGGAAGTTCTGAAACAAGCTAGTTCAACAACCTCTCGGCAGATACAGCAGTTCCATATCATATCGTAACGCTAGAGTTTGAAATCAGTATGGAAAAGACCATATCATTGCCGCTTTTTGTCCTATAGGAAGTCTTAACACGAAATATATCTTCTTTTCATTGCAAAATAAACAATAGAAGCAGCACAGCAGCTGACATAGTCTCAACACGCCTATAGGTAAACAAACACGGACTAACCTTGACAGTATCTCTATAACTCCACTTCCCTGTTGAAAATCCAACTAAATGGAACTTTTGAGGCCTTCTTGGCCCTTGCTTGAGCTCTTTCTTCTAACCTTCTGAACCTCGGTGCCAAGCCACAGACATAATCCTGGGCTTCTTGCGCCTTGCTAGAAATACCAGTTATCTTCTCCACGTTCCATCGCTTCACCAGGTGCTCCAGTATGTCCGCATAATCCTTTGCAGTGTAAACTTCCAACTTCTGAGCGACAGCAGAGAAATTATCAAACAGTTTGTCGTCCTGTCCATCATACATAAGGTGGGCAGGCATTGATATCTTCTTCCTCATCATGTCAGCGAACGACAACATCGTGCCATCGGGATCTAGCTCAAAAAGTTTCTCAATGATCTTAGTATAAGCAGTTTCGTGGCGCTTCTCATCAGCGGCGATTGTGCCACACAATTTGGCGAGTTTCAGATCCCCATACTTCTTAGCATGTGCAGCAGTGTTGCCATGAGAAACGAAGGTTGCTCTCTCCTGGAAGGAGGTGTAAATGAATCCAAGATAGGGGTTGTTCTCAGTTCGGGGGTCCTGAAAGCAAAAATTTATGAATGATCACAACCATTTAAGTGGACAAGAAATAGCGACGCAGAAAATGCAGTGCAGATTCGAGTAAAACCCGACAATTTCCAGAAGCATACCATTCCTGATCCAATCAGATACTGAATTGTCTTCTCTATCTGTCTCATGTCGACTCTTCCCGTGTAAGTGAGGTACTTGTTAAGAACATCACCATGTCTGTTTTCTTCGGCGGTCCATGTCCTCGTCCAAACTGCCCAGGAAGTGGGGCTTGCACCAGTCTCGTCCCGAACACCGTCCAGTGTATTGAGCATTGTCTGGTAAGTGGGCAGGGCTTCCTCTGTTATCATATCTCCGACCAAACAGATAAAGTAATCGTCGGGCATCTCCTTGGACCGCTCTTGCAATTCCTTGAGTTCATCGTAGCCAGCCTCCGTCGAGAAATCAGGCAAGAAGTCAGACGGCTGCCATGACTCCTCGACTGGCTTCAACAGGGAAGAAGGGTTTGTTCCGCCCATGACTCCAGGGACTTGAAGATCTCCATTTTCTCCGGCGGCATCGAATGGGCGACCTGCGAATGCACTTCTCGCGGGCTCAGATTCTTCCTCAGATTCTCGGCCTCCCTGAAATCCAGAGAAAACATCGCAATCAAGATCAAGTATGAAACGGACGATGACTGACAGTACTGTCGACCTATGGCAGAAACATCAAAACTGTCAGATCTCAAGTCCTCTTGCAGTTTCAGAAGAACTATGAATCAAAACCGCATTCTTTAAGCGCATCCTCGAACAGAATGCAGAAACCGAAAAGGCAAACAATGTGTAGAACCATAAGTAAAATCAAAATGGCAAACATCAAGCTCCATCACAGAATCCcccaagaaaatacatttttcatCGGTCACTCAAAAACACGACCTCCCAGAACAAAACCTCCAGGACCCACATCCATTGACATGGTAACAAAAGCATTTAGCTCAAACCCAGTTGGATTCCGACTCCCATTagcaaagaaaacaagaaaaagatatcCGATAGGaccgaagaaaaaaaaacaacaagaaaacacGCAGGGGAGGGaacaaataagaagaaaatggctCACTTGGATTTCGGTGGAATGACCGCTGTCATCACAACCCTGCCTGACCGAGAGGTGCTGCAGGGAAGACCCACCTTGGCGAAGGAGGGTTGGGAGGTAAGAGCGAGCTTCAACGCCATGGCCGTTCAGTTAGAGAGAAAACAGACCGGTtcttcagagagagagagagaggaatggtGGAGAGTCAGCGAGGGAGGGATAGAGAGCTGCTGGTTGTGAcaggagaagagagaaaatgggaacGGCCCGCGGGGAGACAGCCGAGGTCAGGGCTGGCCGTTCAGACGATTGCATGAACCGCTCGATTTCCCCATtccctcttctcctcctctatTTATTTATGGACACAGAAGATTCGAGAAGccttcaaagagagagagagaaactaaaattttctctAAATTGCACTAAAGAAAATCTCTTGCCAAATTAAGACTGAATTAACAAACGAAGAAAGTTCTCTTCCTTACCTTTATCAAACTAATTAATTCATAATGCCTAAAActcatcttccttcttttcttccctctttATTTTCTTGACCTTCTCTTAGTTGCCAATATCAACTTGAGCTTTACAATAAAAACTGTCTTTTCAATCAAACTGATTGCTCCTTGTAACATCACTACGGACTTGGTGTCCTTCGCGAGTCACATTTATTTAACTACAGAAGCTCGTGTCGGTCTTATCATCTGTTTCACCATGTTCAAAACATGAAGCTTCAGACAGAAACGAAACAGATCACTGTTTTTTAGTATCTTTCTCACCTTCCACCTTTTTTACAAGTCAATGTGGAGCGTATTACACTAAAATATAAAGTTTCATTCAAAAAGCGATCGAAATAATTAGCATTATTAAGTTGGTAGTGGCTGAAGATATTTAACAAGTCATAATTTGCTGTTCTACGATTAACAAAATGCAACCAATGTTAAGTTGGTAGAGATAGAACAGATCTAACTTCAATCTTAAAATATCTTCAATGAAATCGCCCCCATATGATCAGGTAAGTTCCCTGTCATCGATAAAACCAATAAGAAAGTTAATCTCCGGGAAGAGTGAACTGTCactaaaaatggaaaatataatatatgaacaaatatttgtagagagaggagagagaaaagggggtCATGCAGTTTGTCGTCCACTTGTTTGTTATCTGGATGCGGAGTTCGGGGGCTGCCTCTGCGGCTGCTCTCATTCCTCAAAGATTGAGCCCCGAAATCCCGAAAACAGGCGACGGTGAAATCCGCGTGCGCCCGTCAGTTGTGCTTGCTTTCCTTTTAGGGtttgaattttctattttttccatCCGCATACTCCACCCACCCGgcccttttttatttcatttgttctctctctctctcatgtgtcctttatattttactttatttgtttttttggtgaGCTCTTTCTCTCACTAGTCAAAACCTCTGTCCCTTTATCGTATAACTCACGGTCTCCTCTTGCCCAAAAATATCTTCTGCCAACCAAATTGGTTAAATAGCTGAA
Coding sequences:
- the LOC116258663 gene encoding LOW QUALITY PROTEIN: stearoyl-[acyl-carrier-protein] 9-desaturase, chloroplastic-like (The sequence of the model RefSeq protein was modified relative to this genomic sequence to represent the inferred CDS: inserted 1 base in 1 codon), yielding MALKLALTSQPSFAKVGLPCSTSRSGRVVMTAVIPPKSKEAENLRKNLSPREVHSQVAHSMPPEKMEIFKSLESWAEQTLLPXLKPVEESWQPSDFLPDFSTEAGYDELKELQERSKEMPDDYFICLVGDMITEEALPTYQTMLNTLDGVRDETGASPTSWAVWTRTWTAEENRHGDVLNKYLTYTGRVDMRQIEKTIQYLIGSGMDPRTENNPYLGFIYTSFQERATFVSHGNTAAHAKKYGDLKLAKLCGTIAADEKRHETAYTKIIEKLFELDPDGTMLSFADMMRKKISMPAHLMYDGQDDKLFDNFSAVAQKLEVYTAKDYADILEHLVKRWNVEKITGISSKAQEAQDYVCGLAPRFRRLEERAQARAKKASKVPFSWIFNREVEL